DNA sequence from the Coffea eugenioides isolate CCC68of chromosome 9, Ceug_1.0, whole genome shotgun sequence genome:
ccttcctgttaaatctgagctcaacctcattggtagttaattgaatcgagccagcaaggggcttggtcgaggaaaattgataagccatggggactgtatcTAGGAAATCTTTgagtattggagactctggatttctggtaaactcgagtattaccacctctgTTCCTGTTGAGGCATTCatgcccggtaaggggtatgtttggtggatggaatttggtactgtgaggccccagttcgtactacgttgatatattcattaatttggcggtaacgtttggttttgggagtatttcgaaaaccctaagtaggaattaagatttaaaccctaagttccggttaagattgaaaacccgttttttttctacattttcttgattagaaaattttccagataaagtttatgagcaaaaatagtttttataatgatttttctagtatcggttagattttgagaaaagaagaacggattttggacgtgggacccactagtgcgaaaagttcagaaaaattcggccaattaggttaaattccggatactgtgtaaaatttatcgggtgttaatagacaagtagagtgtgtgaaatgattgatgtgagagaagaaagaaaggataggaatgcatttaatgaggtgacaagtgtcaccttctcattggttggactttaagaaacactattcactttcttgacttttttgaccaaaggattaaatatcaaaaaaatgcacaaaaatcaccattttcttctcttggtgGCCGGATCTCcctagctcaagaaggaagttcatttcttcaactttcaagctccATTTGCTTCAATCTCccacaaacaaaagcctagattagattctactccataaaaacctttcttgtagtgctagtaagtgttgtagtgaagtttgtttgaatgtctaaggtggccaacatctctctctctcttgtttcttggtaagtgaagcttaaaCTTCCACCTACACCTATTGATGCTTAAGATATGATTAGTAGTGAttagagtgctgaaatttgtggattatttcttggtttgaagtgatttggttgagttttttattttttgagaaattttctggtttcatatgatcttgatggtgtgattgtttttgatggttggtaataaggggctttggctctagtaggtgcatatgatagaaaattgcaaccaattttgggtttggaagaaattctggaaaattagggttcttgaagctacattctgtccgaaatttttggtcctagatagaggccgaattggccttgtctcaaaacatgaaagttgtaggtattgatgaggttgaagtgcctgcacaatttcagggcatttggagtagtatagagtgagttatgccgtttttactgttgctgtttttggtgaacagaatgtccgaactgcaatagtaatcgtttgttttcactggaattggtttggattttgttgttggtgtcttctgatgaaatgtagctggacgTTTTAGCTAActtattcctttggaatttcggcatttggacttgtatggactgagatataccgattacagttttatgtgatttgcaaacctgttttggtaattctggatttgtattttgcatatttgacctagttgtgctaggatttggactgagtggccttatACATTGTTGTACTCATGtttcttagctttgaaacggtgggtcttacacccccatccgataaccgtagtgaatttggtgccattaccgcatattgaggtcaaatacggtttgtgattctggtacgtttttggaaagtttatggctggaactttggcttcacatttgactgagttacaagctgtttgggcttccgaccaaaacaccaaacttatagccctatatcagagctttctaacgcccttggaatttcatgaatcggatttataaaacctgagatatagccgagcaaacaaggcctgcccgtgaaaatgaccagaaatctgttttggtcctgatgaccaatttccgttccgaatttgggttgccgaccttcatgaaagttgttccatttggaatgaactatctaactgccaattttcagctcttttgaccatgtgtagcatagaaaacagtttgcactcaaaactgaccatttgtgcatttgccagatttcgtaagtgattgtgtttggttcatttgggactaaagcctccagtttcagttctggatgtcttcataacagttgttgttcatcctttaagcttcgatatggcgtctcatatgccttaatccgatattcgtagctcaacttatgagtaaactagaaacgagtgtcacatctgccgtttccgctaacggccgtctccgtttccgttcgtcatatttatgtgcgcgcgtgccgtttttgccgttttgcttgttttaggcacgatagtagccgtttgcgatattatgtgacacaatcttctatttcagacggtggtgagttgggcggaactggtggggcccactactagctgttcatttcgatccgacttcgtacttttgctatttcagtttctgagtaagtattcaggccggtttggtgtgttttctttgctatgtgtttgagatatgtgaaaagggcacttaggtgagggtgtactttatcgcactcgacctaaaccctaatttgaatgcataattgtacttggcatatgtatatgaaccttttggaaccaaaacccttgagcttgtggctcggggcgactttcgaataaagtttgtgaagtttgcaaagtttgtgattttgaataattttgtgaagtttgtgagtttggggcgaactcttgacctggttggactattcgagccggttagggcttggtcgaaggcagtccaacttagtctgaggtcaccaagtttgtaggttcatgttatgaaccaattttgtgaatccggttcaccgagaaggtgaccaagtttgtgacccgagcttgtgactcaagctcaagtttgtgatttcgttcgcccgggcaagtttgtgaggtgactggccagtgagggtgataaggtgtcggtgggtgtacaagtgaagttctacggactattatttgcagtcgacggagtgtcggcaggagatcacgcatggcatatgagttggctttggagccacctgtatccttattatgtgatgttacttttctgcttttgctttactcttattgtgtaactgttatgtgaaatttatgctttcgcccctgtttacttactaagcatatagcttaccccattccttttgttttccttagcaggggccgacgcggggacttttggctcgtatactagtatagttagagtggcttgtaatagttgaatagttagaatgtttgtttttgttttggtggtttgtataaggacccttcttagggtatatcttctgctggttgtgattgtagtatattagagtagtttgactcgagacttttgaagatgtgaatataacttttgggattgtatatattgtatttagtgctctttcaaactttaggttttgagtcctggcgcgagctaggcaggcggcccgccgatacccttgggttcgcccttgggagaagtggggtcgtcacaggtacaaagtggtgctctactggattggttactttacttaaaagttgacggagtgtcaactactatttgatcaagctctggtgaagcaatgggaatttggctcttgagagccacctgtatcatTTCTAGTTGAATTACTATGTTTAACTGAGGTGTTTGTTCATCTTTATATCTGGTGTTTCTATATGATTGACTAAAGTGAAGTTCTATGATTCTTGACTGCTTGTACTTATGATACCTCAtcgagcgtaagctcacccccattacctttgttttccttacatggAACAAACTTTGAAACCTTGATTTTTGGAGAAAAGAGTAGAGCTAGTTATGGGCATGTTTTTTATTAAGCTCCTCTGCATTGGCAAACTCTAATTGTACTTTGATAAATTGTGGATATTCtgacttgtatttgtagttgAACTATTGAACcttccattgtatatatataagtgtttaacccTGTATATTAAGTGTATTTGTTTGAGATGTTACGTTTTTATGGTTTGGTGAACATTTCTTGTATTCGTTGGAATGATCGGGTGAGTACGGAACTtaaacaaggaaagaaaaggaatctgGCAAGAACTACTGCAGGGAATCCGGCCATGTATCCGGCCAGGATCTGGCCGGATACATGGCTGGATTGACAGGGGAAgaagaaaatttcatttttgctctgtgacggccccaccttctcTTGGGGCGTACCCCAGAGTTCAGCGGGTCGCCTACCCAgatcgcgccaggactcgatactctaaaactagaaaataaaGTTCACGCCAAAAGTAAGTTCTATGTACTCTATTATAGCTTCAAAGGttgcataaactagtacatcaagtcatacataccacgagtaTTAGAAAATAAATCCTAGAAAAGCtaataactacaaccaccacgataactatatacatcttactagtcaacttataacaaggaTAAATTCAACTATTCTCTAATCCAAAagactaaacaccttcccgagcaatccccgcgtcggccccctgctaaggaaaacaaatggaatggggtaagctatatgcttaatGAGTAATCAGGGGTATAAATAACAAGTATTCAGGTTATTTaacatcaataacagaaaagtaacatcacaatggtaggatacgggtggctccaaagccagttcaattccccgagcttgaacgcctgttgacactccgtcaaccaaagtactcatagaccgtagactccacttaactttccccgttcaccttatcaacccccgctggccagtcaacagcacacagcagctcgaccgaaacaaaataacttagctttcgtcaaagctttaacaaggaactaaatcccaagtttagcatggaactatcttcgaccaagcctcagctggctcgaatagttcgtctaacccttggaatcgggctggaaccaagccctgagatatccgatctctcaatagataGTATCTCTCAataaagtacacaacaaagtacttaccccaaacagCGCACAGCAAATggggtttaattcaagtcatgtaatcacccccatcagcacacagcgaaagggtgatactcaagtcatgtaatcacccccatcagcacacagcaaaagggtgatactcaacataaggcatgtattctcacatagaaaatcaaaacaaaggatgggcttaggtcgagtgagataaagtacaccctcgcctaagtatccatttaacatatacataacactttaacaatttcacatcaataaacaacccaattacacacttgataaagcttggcacgaaaaatgaaagcctcacaatctgtattgacagattatataaacacataaatgaaacggccatacaatagcagtttataacttaaacgatcgaaTATGGTCGAAAacgataaaaaaataataaaaaacggtCAAAATGACGTTAAGTCCAAAAGAATGTcaaaattggccgaaacggctcGAATGgtaataaaataccaaaagtagacctaaacggtccaaaacggcaaaaacggttgagaaatgcacgtgcgcgtccgtgaaaatgaaaatggtacaaaacgggttacacgatttgcccataactggagctgtagttatcggatcaaaatgtactagatggtgtctcgaaccttagacaaaaggttataacttccatgaagataccTCGACCCATTTTTCAGTGCatccaagttaaatttgcaaaatacagaattagaactccaaaggctagtttatctttctcgtgaaaatttggcggcatgccccttgtgtttacccattttccagccatttatggcttcaatattttcctcaaacaaactcaaagttacacacaaaataatctcatttcaatagccgttcaatagacTCAAGGTCATACAGGTACAAAAtaaagctaacgacatgtgtgGAAATGAAGtatagcaaaagacagatttgacgtgtttttacgtaagggacacaaccgaggctacgcgtatcggattgaggtgaaacttataccgtttcgaagctaaggcagagcgttacaactttggtgaagaccacctagtctaatttccagtgtaacccagtcaaattcccaattcacagaaccaaattctaactaatcggctaattaaccgtactgccttcaaatggccatatctcaagctaccaaagtccgtttaagatgttcgggcgttggaaagctaccAAATACATAGCTAaaaaaaactttcatgttttggaaatggctaaatcagcacggatcatagtgaatagacacggtcaattggatgaactgtctaaaacggatcactggatgcatcctagggcagtgagggtattttggtcttttcacaggctacattgctccgattgagctgaaattttgtaggcaaccataaaatgtcattctctacaactttcatgttttgtgctaagtctagttcggcctctaacatgatgaaatagaaccggacagaactgaagctaagatttccagaaatctggaatttttgttatttcaactATAATTCGtattttcaccttgaaactaccactactactacctttacaagatcatatactacatatatgcatcatacaacaccaacccacaagaaaccctaactcaaaggtcatccatccaatcatcaaaaTTCTTTGAAACAAGCTTCACAAGCActatactaacattaatacccaacttaatcatgattaatggaaaagaaatgtttgatcagccattatacctcaaggcAAGACCTTGCtaggatgatccttcacctctccttgataTTCTTGGTTCCTTaggcttcccaagcttccaactagtgattgatcggtttagtttttcttgttggCAATAAAAAGAttggattcaaggttgaagatggaaaactctcttcactctcttGCTCCTCTTTCTCTCGGCTGaccaggaaaaaaaatgagaaagaatgaGCTCAATTAagggataagaaggcaagacaaaaggttgGGCAAGAAACCATAGatgggtgacacttgtcaccaccaaagccatccaagtttctctttcttttccttgcattttgggccacatgttTCGGTTATgaggctgaggatgagggggaatattttgcaaaaatatcaagggtatgtggtggtaaggaagtggtggtcaagtggtgggttcaatcggtagtgatcaatatccgtcggttcgagccgattttcttaaatcgcgtatactagggtttttaacttctaatcactaacttattattatcacttctaatcatataatatttcctcatccaaaagtcactcttacctaccaaatttgatcctcactccgtaccgaatagtcacactacgaaaaaacgtgaaaaccctaattcgctctaacttggaaacggacaacgaaaacccttacttctatattcatttacacttattgtggggtgattgggtagtagggccataataaatgaataatttccaaataaaagggcatttttaagaaaaacgtgaggggttttacaattccataaattgaatttagggtttcggttaaaatatgagaaatttaagaaaacgatcagtcacaagtgaaactagggttttgattagacttttagggtttccaGTCTTTTaaataaaacaaggttttaaatcaaacccaaagaaataactttagtttcttctttaaaacaaaataatggtttaaaataaaaataaactaaagaaaccgtagtatcttctttgagactaaacaaaagatgatcctaaaagttggggtatcacaatctcccctccttcaaagaatttcatcctcgaaattgcAATCAACGAGCTAAGGGTTGGAATACTCGAATACCTCATTAACTAGTTCATCAGTAGTGGTAAAGATTACCTTAAGAATTAGTCACTCTATGTATCGCAATCCAAGATCCAATCGTATAATCCTTATCTCACGGTCTCAATGGTCTTTAAATATTTTGTTAAATGAGTAGAAGGAAACCTCAATACGATGGAAAATAGGGAAGGTACCTTCGGTGATTGGCAATGGGTCTGTCACCTCTTGGCTTCCTATTGCATAGGTCCTTGCCGGCACTTTCGGTCGATTACCCGTTGCATTGGTCGGCTTAGACGTGTTCCCTTTTGCCCTtggcaaatttccttcttttggcaGGTGAGCGTACTGAGCAATCAGAtgctcagcactaccacatCGGTAGCATTTCCGTACTtgtcctttcttccaacaattatcttctATGTGATTAGCAGCCCCACAAAATCCGTATGCCATTCTAGGTCCTGAGGTCGGACCTCCTCGTGAGGCACCCCTTTGGGTCTCTCTCCCTACCTGATTTTTCTCAACATTTCCTTGATTTGGCATCCCAGTGGATCGTGGTCCACCTATTCCTCGACTCTTCTTAGGTGGTGGCTCGCTCCCCGAGCTCTGTCCCTCAAGATAACTACTTGTATCTGGGTGCCTTCTTTTCTTATCATGAAAGGCCTTTACTTGACTCTTAGAACTTTCAATTCTTTGTGCCTTTTCAATCGCTTGACTATAAGTCTCTAATTGAGCAGCTGCCAGTGCCTCTTGAATTTCCACGTTCAAACCCTGGACAAACCGACGAATTCTCCTTTGGTCTGTCAGCACTAACTCTGGAGCgaaacgagagagtttggtaaattgcgtctcgtactccgccacactcataGTCCCTTGACGTAGGCGTATGAACTCATCCTCTCGCCTTTCTTGAATAAGTGGCggtaagtacttctcattaaactcacggGTGAAATTAACCCATGTCCATGGGGTCTGCTCTCTATCCCACTTGGCTcgaattacattccaccaggcacgagccgctccctcaaattgaaaaacggCGAAAACTATCTGCCGTTCCTCCGGGTATCCTAATGCAGCAAAAATGTCTAGCATTCGCTCCAACCATGATATAgacaaccctaggggaagaccctcctagaacctcccaaccttgtaattatcagagttggatcttttctcccaacagaaattgaactcgattgttctcatgaactcaagacctctgacacacaaaggtaatcagcaaccttaagcaaataaggatggatgaagcgacaccacgattagggaacaagctaatcgataaagtctgatttgaatcctaagccatgaactcaagaattcaagagtaagttcgattaagaacttgaaggaaaattcctcacgatttctggttataataatctgtcttttactcttacaagaggtgcctttttataggctaaaactagggcaaaatccggcccacataaacctggaagagattcggtccgcataaaagagcttaaagagccagctctttaaggctttccgataaggcccgataagtaataaaatactcaacacctaacaactactaaacgggacagtcctaacaactactaaacgggacagttttaaaacaactaccaactaagctaacaagtatgagatcattctttcactttaaacgtacaagtgaacaaagtaacttcatggtccatcaaattttcaaacttagcttgctccttgcttgtatggtaaatgatcaaggctcgtaaagcttccttcaccctcttggatcttgatcttgtcattggaccgccaatgtggaccaaaggatccttgacccaaggttgaagttaattattgcacacccgtatcctcatcattccctctttcctcgaaaagattcgtcctcgaatcttcaaagtctcctcttgaaagtgagttgtccacaaatcgatgctgcgcttaaaggacagcaatgttggaagtagacgaatgactacaagccatgttgcatgtcgtttggtcagcttcgggAAGCTCTCAAACAAGAacatgcgccaaggtaggaaagaacTTGTGTAAGGCAtgtgaaaatcccaagtggcaatgaaaaactctctaattagtcTTTGGTCATGGATCTTCACattgacacc
Encoded proteins:
- the LOC113782351 gene encoding uncharacterized protein LOC113782351 — encoded protein: MLDIFAALGYPEERQIVFAVFQFEGAARAWWNVIRAKWDREQTPWTWVNFTREFNEKYLPPLIQERREDEFIRLRQGTMSVAEYETQFTKLSRFAPELVLTDQRRIRRFVQGLNVEIQEALAAAQLETYSQAIEKAQRIESSKSQVKAFHDKKRRHPDTSSYLEGQSSGSEPPPKKSRGIGGPRSTGMPNQGNVEKNQVGRETQRGASRGGPTSGPRMAYGFCGAANHIEDNCWKKGQVRKCYRCGSAEHLIAQYAHLPKEGNLPRAKGNTSKPTNATGNRPKVPARTYAIGSQEVTDPLPITEGTFPIFHRIEVSFYSFNKIFKDH